One part of the Sneathia vaginalis genome encodes these proteins:
- the fusA gene encoding elongation factor G: MARKVELKDTRNIGIMAHIDAGKTTTTERILFYTGVNHKIGEVHDGAATMDYMEQEQERGITITSAAITCFWKKHRINIIDTPGHVDFTVEVERSLRVLDGAVAVFSAVDGVQPQSETVWRQADKYHVPRIAFFNKMDRTGANFEMCVDDIKKKLGGNGIPIQLPIGAEEHFEGIIDLITEKEYIFHDETMGADYEIRDVRPELKDAVEEARHNLIEAVVETDDALMEKFFADEPISEEEIKVALRKATIDGIVVPVTCGTAFKNKGIQPLLDAIVAYMPSPLDIPSIEGINPKTDAEEVRHPSDSEKFSALAFKIVTDPFVGRLSFFRVYSGMLQKGSYVLNSTKGKKERMGRLLLMHANKREELEEVYTGDIAAAVGLKDTTTGDTLCDESAPIILENMEFPDPVISVAVEPKTKADQEKMGTALSKLAEEDPTFVVTANQETGQTVISGMGELHLEIIVDRMKREFKVEANVGKPQVAYRETILSNSDVEEKYIKQSGGRGQYGHVKIKVEPNKDKGYEFINEITGGVIPREYIPAVDKGIQEALQAGVVAGYPVQDVKVTLYDGSYHEVDSSEMAFKIAGSLAIKSALKQAQPILLEPIFKVEVTTPEEYMGDVIGDLNSRRGQVSGMNDRNNAKIIDAHVPLSEMFGYATDLRSKTQGRASYSMEFEKYVQVPKNISDKVVEERQGK, translated from the coding sequence ATGGCAAGAAAAGTAGAGCTTAAAGATACTAGAAATATAGGGATAATGGCTCATATTGATGCTGGTAAGACTACTACTACTGAAAGAATTTTATTCTATACTGGAGTTAATCACAAAATAGGAGAAGTTCATGATGGAGCTGCTACTATGGACTATATGGAACAAGAACAAGAAAGAGGAATTACAATAACTTCAGCAGCGATTACTTGTTTCTGGAAAAAACATAGAATAAATATCATTGATACACCAGGTCACGTTGACTTCACAGTTGAAGTTGAAAGATCATTAAGAGTATTAGATGGTGCAGTTGCAGTCTTTTCAGCAGTTGATGGAGTACAACCACAATCAGAAACAGTTTGGAGACAAGCTGATAAATATCACGTTCCAAGAATTGCATTCTTTAACAAAATGGATAGAACTGGTGCAAACTTTGAAATGTGTGTAGATGATATTAAGAAAAAATTAGGTGGAAATGGTATACCTATCCAATTACCTATAGGTGCAGAAGAACACTTTGAAGGTATAATAGACTTAATCACTGAAAAAGAATACATTTTCCATGATGAAACAATGGGTGCAGATTACGAAATTAGAGACGTAAGACCTGAATTAAAAGATGCAGTTGAAGAAGCAAGACACAACTTAATAGAAGCTGTTGTTGAAACTGATGATGCATTAATGGAAAAATTCTTTGCAGATGAACCTATTAGTGAAGAAGAAATAAAGGTAGCCTTAAGAAAGGCAACAATAGATGGAATAGTAGTTCCTGTAACTTGCGGAACAGCGTTCAAGAATAAAGGAATTCAACCATTACTTGATGCAATAGTTGCATATATGCCTTCTCCATTAGATATACCATCAATTGAAGGAATAAATCCTAAGACTGATGCAGAAGAAGTTAGACATCCATCTGATTCTGAAAAATTCTCAGCATTAGCATTTAAGATAGTAACAGATCCATTCGTAGGAAGATTATCATTCTTTAGAGTTTATTCAGGTATGTTACAAAAAGGTTCATATGTTTTAAACTCAACAAAAGGTAAAAAAGAAAGAATGGGAAGATTACTTCTAATGCATGCTAATAAGAGAGAAGAATTAGAAGAAGTTTACACAGGAGATATAGCAGCAGCAGTTGGATTAAAAGATACAACTACTGGAGATACTCTATGTGATGAATCAGCACCAATTATATTAGAAAACATGGAATTCCCAGATCCAGTTATATCAGTTGCAGTTGAACCAAAGACTAAAGCTGACCAAGAAAAGATGGGAACAGCATTATCTAAATTAGCTGAAGAAGACCCTACATTCGTTGTTACTGCAAACCAAGAAACTGGGCAAACAGTAATATCAGGAATGGGAGAATTACACCTAGAAATTATAGTAGACAGAATGAAGAGAGAATTCAAGGTTGAAGCTAATGTAGGTAAACCACAAGTTGCATATAGAGAAACTATACTATCTAATTCAGATGTTGAAGAAAAATACATCAAACAATCAGGTGGTAGAGGACAATATGGACACGTTAAGATTAAAGTTGAACCTAACAAAGATAAAGGTTATGAATTTATTAACGAAATTACTGGAGGGGTAATACCTAGAGAATACATACCAGCAGTTGATAAAGGTATACAAGAAGCATTACAAGCTGGGGTTGTAGCAGGATATCCAGTACAAGACGTTAAAGTTACTCTATATGATGGATCATACCACGAAGTCGATTCATCAGAAATGGCATTCAAGATTGCAGGATCATTAGCTATTAAGAGTGCTTTAAAACAAGCACAACCTATCTTACTTGAACCAATATTCAAAGTTGAAGTTACAACTCCTGAAGAATACATGGGAGACGTTATAGGTGACTTAAACTCAAGAAGAGGACAAGTATCAGGTATGAATGATAGAAATAACGCAAAAATAATAGATGCACATGTACCATTATCAGAAATGTTTGGATATGCTACTGACTTAAGATCAAAAACTCAAGGAAGAGCATCTTATTCAATGGAATTTGAAAAATATGTACAAGTTCCAAAGAACATATCTGATAAGGTAGTTGAAGAAAGACAAGGTAAATAA
- the rpsJ gene encoding 30S ribosomal protein S10 translates to MLENKLRIHLQSYDHKLLDQSSKKIADVVAKAGSELVGPMPLPTKIKKYTVLRSVHVNKDSREQFEMRIHRRFIEVKNSNQQLMTALSSLSLPSGVGIEIK, encoded by the coding sequence ATTTTGGAAAATAAATTAAGAATACATCTTCAATCTTATGATCACAAATTGTTAGATCAATCTTCAAAGAAAATTGCTGATGTTGTTGCAAAAGCAGGATCTGAATTAGTTGGACCTATGCCTTTACCAACAAAGATAAAAAAATATACAGTATTAAGATCAGTACACGTAAACAAAGATTCAAGAGAACAATTTGAAATGAGAATACACAGAAGATTTATAGAAGTTAAAAATTCAAATCAACAATTGATGACAGCTTTAAGTAGTTTAAGTTTACCATCAGGTGTTGGAATAGAAATAAAGTAA
- the rpsS gene encoding 30S ribosomal protein S19, whose amino-acid sequence MARSLKKGPFVDSYLLEKVSKMGEKKQVIKTWSRRSTIFPEFIGHTFAVYNGKKHIPVYVTDEMIGHKLGEFAPTRTFYGHGKDKKDIKKK is encoded by the coding sequence ATGGCTCGTTCATTAAAAAAAGGACCTTTTGTAGATAGCTATTTATTAGAAAAGGTTAGCAAAATGGGAGAAAAGAAACAAGTTATTAAAACATGGTCTAGAAGATCAACAATATTCCCTGAATTTATTGGACATACTTTTGCAGTATATAATGGAAAGAAACACATACCTGTATACGTTACAGATGAAATGATAGGGCACAAATTAGGAGAATTTGCACCTACTAGAACTTTCTATGGACATGGAAAAGATAAAAAAGATATTAAGAAGAAATAA
- the rpsG gene encoding 30S ribosomal protein S7, whose amino-acid sequence MSRRRQAIKRDVLPDSKYSDKVVTKFINGLMVDGKKSLAESIFYNALEAIEQETNESGIEVFRRAMENVRPQLEVRSRRIGGATYQVPVEVRKERQQTLAIRWLVKYTRERKEYGMIEKLKKELIAASNNEGGAVKKKDDTYKMAEANRAFAHYKW is encoded by the coding sequence ATGTCAAGAAGAAGACAAGCAATAAAAAGAGATGTTCTACCTGACTCAAAGTACAGCGATAAAGTTGTTACCAAGTTTATTAACGGTCTTATGGTAGATGGTAAAAAATCTTTAGCAGAATCAATATTTTATAACGCTTTAGAAGCAATAGAACAAGAAACAAACGAATCAGGAATAGAAGTATTCAGAAGAGCTATGGAAAATGTTAGACCACAATTAGAAGTTAGATCAAGAAGAATTGGTGGGGCAACATACCAAGTTCCAGTTGAAGTAAGAAAAGAAAGACAACAAACTCTTGCAATAAGATGGTTAGTTAAATATACAAGAGAAAGAAAAGAATATGGTATGATCGAAAAATTAAAGAAAGAATTAATAGCTGCTTCAAATAATGAAGGTGGAGCTGTTAAGAAGAAAGACGATACATACAAGATGGCAGAAGCAAATAGAGCATTCGCTCATTATAAATGGTAA
- the rpsL gene encoding 30S ribosomal protein S12, with product MPTINQLVRFGRSTSEKKKKSPALKANPQKRGVCVRVYTTTPKKPNSALRKVARVKLVNGIEVTAYIPGIGHNLQEHSIVLIRGGRTKDLPGVRYKIVRGALDTAGVVNRKQARSRYGTKRPK from the coding sequence ATGCCTACAATTAATCAATTAGTTAGATTTGGTAGAAGCACTTCTGAAAAGAAGAAAAAATCACCTGCATTAAAGGCAAATCCACAAAAAAGAGGGGTTTGTGTAAGAGTTTATACTACAACACCTAAGAAACCTAACTCAGCTTTAAGAAAGGTAGCCAGAGTAAAACTTGTTAATGGAATAGAAGTTACAGCATATATACCAGGTATAGGACACAACCTTCAAGAACACTCAATAGTGTTAATAAGAGGAGGAAGAACAAAAGACTTACCAGGGGTTAGATACAAAATAGTTAGAGGAGCTTTAGATACTGCTGGTGTAGTAAATAGAAAACAAGCAAGATCTAGATACGGAACTAAGAGACCTAAATAA
- the rplD gene encoding 50S ribosomal protein L4 — protein sequence MAVLNVYKLDGSQNGTIEIKDEIFSITPNVSVMHEVLTAELAEDRQGSASTKNRAAVSGGGKKPFRQKGTGRARQGSTRAPHMVGGGVVHGPKPRSFEKKINKKVRKLALKSALATRFQAGNIVVIDEYSLEVPKTKSFVEFSKALDMVSNKKLFVINDLVEDKDYNLFLSVRNIKDTQILLPNEISVYWLLKSEKLVITKEALLSLEEVLA from the coding sequence ATGGCAGTTTTAAATGTATATAAATTAGATGGTTCTCAAAATGGAACTATTGAAATTAAAGATGAAATATTTAGTATAACACCTAATGTTAGTGTTATGCATGAAGTATTAACAGCTGAACTTGCAGAAGACAGACAAGGTAGTGCAAGTACAAAAAATAGAGCAGCTGTGTCAGGTGGTGGAAAGAAACCATTCAGACAAAAAGGAACTGGTAGAGCAAGACAAGGTTCTACAAGAGCTCCACACATGGTAGGTGGAGGTGTAGTTCACGGGCCAAAACCAAGATCATTTGAAAAGAAGATTAATAAAAAAGTTAGAAAGTTAGCTTTAAAATCAGCATTAGCTACAAGATTCCAAGCTGGAAATATTGTTGTTATTGATGAATATAGCTTAGAAGTACCAAAAACAAAGAGCTTTGTTGAATTTTCTAAAGCATTAGATATGGTTTCAAACAAGAAGTTGTTTGTTATAAACGACTTAGTAGAAGATAAGGACTATAACTTATTCTTATCAGTAAGAAATATTAAAGATACACAAATTTTATTACCAAATGAAATAAGTGTATATTGGTTATTAAAGAGTGAAAAATTAGTAATTACTAAGGAAGCACTTTTAAGCCTTGAGGAGGTGTTAGCATAA
- the tuf gene encoding elongation factor Tu encodes MAKQKYERSKPHVNIGTIGHVDHGKTTTTAAISKVLAAKGLAQKVDFENIDQAPEERERGITINTAHIEYESETRHYAHVDCPGHADYVKNMITGAAQMDGAILVVSAADGPMPQTREHILLARQVGVPYIVVFLNKVDMVDDEELLELVEMEVRELLTEYGFPGDEIPVVKGSALKALEGDAKAEEQILELIKAVDDYIPTPDRPVNLPFLMPIEDVMTITGRGTVVTGRVERGTVKVGEEVEIVGIKPTTKTTVTGIEMFRKLLDQGEAGDNIGALLRGVKKEEVERGQVLAKPGTITPHTEFKGEIYVLTKEEGGRHTPFFTGYKPQFYFRTTDITGEVQLPEGVEMVMPGDNVSVEVKLIHPIAMEPGLRFAIREGGRTVASGVVAKIDK; translated from the coding sequence ATGGCAAAACAAAAGTATGAAAGAAGTAAACCACACGTTAACATTGGGACAATAGGACACGTTGACCATGGTAAAACAACAACAACAGCAGCAATATCAAAGGTATTAGCAGCAAAAGGGTTAGCACAAAAGGTAGATTTTGAAAACATCGACCAAGCACCTGAAGAAAGAGAAAGAGGAATAACAATCAACACTGCTCACATAGAATACGAATCAGAAACAAGACACTACGCACACGTAGACTGTCCAGGGCACGCTGACTACGTAAAGAACATGATAACAGGAGCAGCACAAATGGATGGAGCTATCTTAGTAGTTTCAGCAGCAGATGGTCCAATGCCACAAACAAGAGAACACATATTACTAGCAAGACAAGTTGGAGTACCTTACATAGTAGTATTCTTAAACAAAGTAGATATGGTTGATGACGAAGAATTACTAGAATTAGTAGAAATGGAAGTAAGAGAATTATTAACTGAATATGGATTCCCAGGAGACGAAATACCAGTAGTAAAAGGATCTGCATTAAAAGCACTAGAAGGAGACGCAAAAGCTGAAGAACAAATTCTAGAATTAATTAAAGCAGTAGACGATTACATACCAACTCCAGATAGACCAGTAAACTTACCATTCCTAATGCCAATAGAAGACGTTATGACAATAACAGGAAGAGGAACAGTAGTAACAGGAAGAGTAGAAAGAGGAACAGTTAAGGTTGGAGAAGAAGTAGAAATAGTAGGAATAAAACCAACTACAAAGACAACAGTAACAGGAATCGAAATGTTCAGAAAATTATTAGACCAAGGAGAAGCAGGGGATAATATCGGAGCATTATTAAGAGGAGTTAAGAAAGAAGAAGTAGAAAGAGGACAAGTATTAGCAAAACCAGGAACAATAACACCACATACAGAATTCAAAGGTGAAATATATGTTCTAACAAAAGAAGAAGGGGGAAGACATACACCATTCTTCACAGGATACAAACCACAATTCTACTTTAGAACAACTGATATAACTGGAGAAGTACAATTACCAGAAGGAGTAGAAATGGTAATGCCAGGAGACAACGTATCAGTAGAAGTTAAGTTAATACACCCAATCGCAATGGAACCAGGATTAAGATTTGCGATAAGAGAAGGTGGAAGAACAGTAGCTTCTGGAGTTGTTGCAAAAATAGATAAATAA
- the rplP gene encoding 50S ribosomal protein L16 encodes MLIPKRTKYRKQFRGKIGGIATKGNTVAFGEFGLAAKEFGWITSRQIEACRIAINRTFKREGKIWIRIFPDKPYTKRPEGTRMGKGKGNTEGWVAVVKTGKILFEVGGVKEETAKEALRKAGHKLPIKVKFVRKEVGGEN; translated from the coding sequence ATGTTAATACCAAAGAGAACAAAATATAGAAAGCAATTTAGAGGAAAAATTGGAGGAATAGCAACTAAAGGTAATACAGTTGCATTCGGAGAATTTGGACTAGCTGCAAAAGAATTTGGATGGATAACATCAAGACAAATAGAAGCATGTCGTATTGCAATAAACAGAACATTCAAAAGAGAAGGTAAAATTTGGATAAGAATATTCCCTGACAAACCTTATACTAAGAGACCAGAAGGAACAAGAATGGGTAAAGGTAAAGGTAACACTGAAGGATGGGTTGCAGTAGTTAAAACTGGTAAGATCCTATTTGAAGTTGGAGGAGTTAAAGAAGAAACAGCAAAAGAAGCTTTAAGAAAAGCAGGACATAAATTACCTATAAAAGTTAAGTTCGTTAGAAAAGAAGTAGGTGGTGAAAACTAA
- the rplV gene encoding 50S ribosomal protein L22, with amino-acid sequence MSAYAKLRYQRLSPQKARLVADIVRGKDALLALNILKFTNKKAAPLIEKTLKSAIANAEHNFGMNPDKLYISKISIDKGPVLKRMNPRAMGRADIIRKPLAHITVEVEER; translated from the coding sequence ATGTCAGCATATGCTAAATTACGTTACCAAAGACTAAGCCCACAAAAGGCAAGATTAGTTGCAGATATAGTAAGAGGAAAAGATGCATTATTAGCATTAAATATTTTAAAATTTACTAATAAAAAAGCTGCTCCACTAATTGAAAAAACATTAAAATCAGCAATTGCTAATGCAGAACATAATTTTGGAATGAATCCAGATAAACTATATATATCTAAAATATCAATTGATAAGGGACCAGTTCTTAAGAGAATGAACCCTAGAGCAATGGGAAGAGCAGATATTATAAGAAAGCCATTAGCACATATAACTGTGGAAGTTGAAGAAAGATAA
- the rpsQ gene encoding 30S ribosomal protein S17, with amino-acid sequence MERNERKVREGVVVSDKMDKTVVVVEETMKLHKLYKKRVKFSKRYKAHDENNECKVGDKVRIMETKPLSKDKHWRVVEIIEKAK; translated from the coding sequence GTGGAAAGAAACGAAAGAAAAGTTAGAGAAGGTGTAGTTGTTTCTGATAAAATGGATAAAACTGTTGTTGTAGTAGAAGAAACAATGAAACTACATAAACTATATAAAAAGAGAGTAAAATTTTCAAAAAGATATAAAGCACATGATGAAAACAATGAGTGCAAAGTTGGAGATAAAGTAAGAATTATGGAAACTAAACCTTTAAGTAAGGATAAACATTGGAGAGTAGTTGAAATAATTGAAAAAGCTAAGTAG
- a CDS encoding ATP-binding protein, with the protein MKKRDTYLNKLIEFKDTSLIKVITGLRRTGKSSLLKLMVMYLKKQGIKSDRIIEMNFESYRFSKMNCDDMYEYVNKKVNNSDEKIYIFLDEIQKVQNWEEVVNAFRVDFNSDIYITGSNAYLLSSEYATYLSGRYVEIKMLPLSFKEFLYFNNYKVEKEINALGNDKFEIFDYKGLKVEIKEAFEYYLHFGAMPQIAELGLEQEKVLLLFDGIYSTVVVKDILEREAIKGRNKVTDMLLLKKIVMYLADNIGNNLSTSNVAKVLANEKLVDRKTTSVNTIQTYIQSLLEAYMFYEIKRFDIKGKQYLKTLGKYYIVDLGLRNYLLGFRNRDSGHIIENIVYFELLRRGYDVAIGKVGDLEIDFIATKVNSKVYVQVTESMLEESTREREIKPLKKIDDNYEKIILTLNCGLEKDYDGIKVYNLIEWLLGE; encoded by the coding sequence ATGAAGAAAAGAGATACTTATTTAAATAAACTTATAGAATTTAAAGATACAAGTCTAATAAAGGTAATAACAGGTTTAAGAAGAACAGGTAAATCTAGCTTGTTAAAACTTATGGTTATGTACTTAAAAAAACAGGGTATAAAAAGTGATAGAATTATAGAAATGAATTTTGAAAGTTATAGATTTTCTAAAATGAATTGCGATGATATGTATGAATATGTGAATAAAAAGGTTAATAATAGCGATGAAAAAATATATATCTTTTTAGATGAAATACAAAAAGTTCAAAACTGGGAAGAAGTAGTGAATGCTTTTAGAGTTGATTTTAATTCAGATATATATATTACAGGATCTAATGCATATTTACTTTCTTCTGAATACGCAACATATCTTTCTGGAAGATATGTTGAAATTAAAATGCTTCCTTTATCGTTTAAAGAATTTTTGTACTTTAATAATTATAAAGTAGAAAAAGAAATTAACGCTTTAGGGAATGATAAATTTGAGATATTTGATTACAAAGGGTTAAAAGTAGAAATAAAAGAGGCTTTTGAATATTATTTACATTTTGGGGCTATGCCACAGATAGCAGAATTAGGTTTGGAACAAGAAAAGGTATTATTGTTGTTTGATGGCATTTATTCTACTGTTGTTGTTAAGGATATACTTGAAAGAGAAGCTATTAAAGGGCGTAATAAGGTTACAGATATGCTACTTTTGAAAAAGATTGTAATGTATTTAGCAGATAATATAGGGAATAATTTATCTACATCTAATGTAGCAAAAGTTTTAGCAAATGAAAAACTTGTAGATAGAAAAACAACGAGCGTAAATACAATACAGACGTATATACAAAGTTTACTAGAAGCATATATGTTCTATGAAATTAAAAGATTTGATATTAAAGGAAAACAGTATTTAAAAACTTTAGGAAAGTATTATATAGTAGATTTAGGACTTAGAAATTATCTTTTAGGATTTAGAAATAGAGATAGTGGGCATATTATTGAGAATATAGTATATTTTGAGCTTTTAAGAAGAGGTTATGATGTTGCTATAGGTAAAGTAGGAGATTTAGAAATAGACTTTATAGCAACCAAAGTGAATAGTAAGGTATATGTACAAGTTACAGAAAGCATGCTAGAAGAAAGCACAAGAGAAAGAGAAATTAAGCCATTAAAAAAGATAGATGATAATTATGAGAAAATAATACTTACACTTAATTGTGGACTTGAAAAAGACTATGATGGAATTAAAGTGTATAATTTGATAGAATGGTTATTGGGAGAATAA
- the rplW gene encoding 50S ribosomal protein L23: MNIYDIIKKPILNTEKARDLMNTNEYVFVVDKKANKLQIKEAVEKLFKVKVLSVNTLNTKPIKARSRMTVYTISGYKKAIVKLADGEKISAYEM; the protein is encoded by the coding sequence ATGAATATATATGATATTATCAAAAAACCAATATTAAATACAGAAAAAGCTAGAGATTTAATGAATACTAATGAATATGTATTTGTTGTAGACAAAAAAGCTAACAAACTTCAAATAAAAGAAGCAGTAGAAAAATTATTTAAAGTAAAAGTATTATCAGTAAATACTTTAAATACAAAGCCTATAAAAGCTAGATCAAGAATGACAGTTTACACAATTTCTGGTTACAAAAAAGCTATTGTTAAATTAGCAGATGGTGAAAAAATTTCTGCTTATGAAATGTAA
- the rpsC gene encoding 30S ribosomal protein S3 gives MGQKVDPRGLRIGIIKTWNSKWFAQGNDYLNNFHEDLKIKEYIKKNYYHAGISRIFIERNSLTELTVIIETAKAGILIGRKGQEIEALKAKLEKLTGKKVNTKALEIKNPNKDAQLVAESIATSIEKRVAYKRAVQQAMQRAEKSGVKGIKVKVSGRLNGAEIARSEWTLSGRVPLHTLRADIDYATATANTTYGALGIKVWIFNGEVLPTTKEGGNE, from the coding sequence GTGGGACAAAAAGTAGATCCTAGAGGACTAAGAATTGGAATTATCAAAACATGGAATTCTAAATGGTTTGCACAAGGAAATGATTACTTAAATAATTTTCATGAAGATTTAAAGATTAAAGAATACATAAAGAAAAATTATTACCATGCAGGTATTTCAAGAATATTTATAGAAAGAAATTCTTTAACAGAATTAACTGTAATTATTGAAACTGCAAAGGCTGGAATTCTAATCGGAAGAAAAGGACAAGAAATAGAAGCTTTAAAAGCTAAATTAGAAAAATTAACTGGTAAGAAAGTTAATACAAAAGCATTAGAAATAAAGAACCCTAATAAGGATGCTCAATTAGTTGCAGAATCAATCGCAACTTCAATTGAAAAGCGTGTTGCATACAAACGTGCTGTACAACAAGCAATGCAAAGAGCTGAAAAATCAGGAGTTAAAGGAATAAAAGTTAAGGTATCTGGTAGATTAAATGGTGCTGAAATAGCAAGAAGTGAATGGACATTATCAGGAAGAGTACCTTTACATACTTTAAGAGCTGATATTGACTATGCAACAGCAACAGCAAATACAACTTACGGAGCTTTAGGTATCAAAGTATGGATATTTAATGGTGAAGTACTTCCAACAACAAAGGAAGGAGGAAACGAATAA
- the rplB gene encoding 50S ribosomal protein L2 encodes MPIRKLKPVTSGTRHMSILVNTELDKVRPEKTLVEPLNSSYGIDNYGHRTGRNRHKGHKRLYRVIDWKRNKLGIPAKVATIEYDPNRTANIALLHYVDGEKRYILAPNGLKKGDMVLAGESADIKPGNAMKIKQLPIGTQIHNIELIPGRGGQIARSAGTSARLIAKEGIYCHIELPSGELRLIHGECMATIGEVGNSEHSLVSLGKAGRNRHLGRKPHVRGSVMNPVDHPHGGGEGKSPVGRKSPVTPWGKPALGKKTRGKKNSDKFIVRGRKK; translated from the coding sequence ATGCCTATTAGAAAATTAAAACCGGTTACCAGTGGGACTCGGCATATGTCTATATTGGTTAATACCGAACTTGATAAGGTTAGACCTGAAAAAACTTTAGTAGAACCATTAAATTCTTCATACGGAATTGATAATTATGGTCATAGAACAGGAAGAAATAGACACAAAGGACACAAGAGATTATACAGAGTAATTGATTGGAAGAGAAATAAATTAGGAATTCCTGCTAAAGTAGCTACTATTGAATACGATCCAAACAGAACAGCTAATATAGCTTTATTACACTATGTTGATGGTGAAAAGAGATATATTTTAGCACCAAATGGATTAAAAAAAGGAGATATGGTTTTAGCTGGTGAATCAGCAGATATTAAACCAGGAAATGCAATGAAAATCAAACAACTACCTATAGGTACACAAATTCATAACATTGAATTAATACCAGGTAGAGGTGGACAAATAGCAAGATCTGCTGGAACATCTGCAAGATTAATAGCAAAAGAAGGAATATATTGCCATATTGAATTACCTTCAGGAGAATTAAGATTAATTCACGGTGAATGTATGGCAACAATAGGAGAAGTTGGTAATTCAGAACACTCACTAGTTTCATTAGGAAAAGCTGGTAGAAATAGACACTTAGGAAGAAAACCTCACGTAAGAGGATCAGTAATGAACCCTGTGGATCACCCACACGGAGGAGGAGAAGGTAAATCTCCAGTTGGTAGAAAATCACCAGTTACACCTTGGGGTAAACCTGCTCTTGGTAAAAAGACTAGAGGTAAGAAGAATAGTGACAAGTTTATCGTAAGAGGAAGAAAAAAATAA
- the rpmC gene encoding 50S ribosomal protein L29 yields the protein MTAKEIRELSSEELSSKVKELKLELFNLKLQKTLGQLQDTAKIRTVKRDIAKIKTILTEKK from the coding sequence ATGACAGCTAAAGAAATAAGAGAATTATCTAGTGAAGAACTATCTTCAAAAGTTAAAGAATTAAAGCTTGAATTATTTAATTTAAAGCTGCAAAAAACATTAGGACAATTGCAAGATACAGCTAAAATAAGAACAGTTAAGAGAGATATTGCAAAGATTAAAACTATCTTAACTGAAAAGAAATAG
- the rplC gene encoding 50S ribosomal protein L3, which yields MILGKKIGMTQVFEDKKLVPVTVIEVASNFVVQIKKEEKEGYNAIALGFEDKREKLVNKPEMGVFKKAGITPKRFVKEFHVASVEGYELGQELTAQTLLEGVEFVDIQGVSKGKGTAGVMKRHNFGGNRATHGVSRNHRLGGSNAGGAASNSNVPKGKRMAGRLGNENVTVQNLKVVNFDSENGVLLVKGAVPGAKNGYLVIKKAIKK from the coding sequence ATGATATTAGGTAAAAAAATTGGTATGACACAAGTATTTGAAGACAAAAAATTAGTGCCAGTAACTGTAATAGAAGTAGCATCAAACTTTGTTGTTCAAATAAAGAAGGAAGAAAAAGAAGGATATAATGCAATTGCATTAGGATTCGAAGACAAAAGAGAAAAATTAGTAAATAAACCTGAAATGGGAGTTTTCAAAAAAGCAGGAATTACTCCAAAGAGATTCGTTAAGGAATTTCATGTTGCTTCAGTAGAAGGATATGAATTAGGTCAAGAATTGACAGCACAAACTTTATTAGAAGGTGTTGAATTTGTTGATATTCAAGGTGTATCTAAAGGTAAAGGTACTGCAGGTGTTATGAAGAGACATAACTTCGGTGGTAACAGAGCTACACACGGGGTTTCAAGAAACCACAGACTTGGAGGATCAAATGCAGGGGGTGCAGCATCTAATAGTAATGTACCTAAAGGTAAGAGAATGGCTGGAAGATTAGGAAATGAAAATGTAACAGTTCAAAATCTAAAGGTTGTAAACTTTGATAGCGAAAATGGTGTACTATTAGTTAAAGGTGCAGTTCCAGGAGCAAAGAATGGATACCTTGTAATTAAAAAGGCAATTAAAAAATAA